One region of Qipengyuania sp. SS22 genomic DNA includes:
- a CDS encoding DUF6628 family protein — protein sequence MAHSHDSTTLDLPLPARRHQTLALVLVRRLAGHGLHDARATMLALDAGGTEFRRLLVLARALVVDLARTSRRKILLAPCCAAGMTRDEGLLMAMIGGGGLDIHGVLTDDAACAIAMTTAHALGDELERIATRNDWRR from the coding sequence ATGGCCCATTCGCACGATTCGACCACTCTCGACCTCCCCCTCCCCGCCCGGCGGCACCAGACGCTTGCGCTGGTCCTTGTCCGCCGGTTGGCCGGGCACGGGCTGCACGATGCGCGCGCGACGATGCTGGCGCTCGATGCAGGGGGCACCGAGTTCCGCCGCCTGCTGGTGCTCGCCCGCGCGCTGGTGGTCGATCTTGCACGGACCTCGCGCCGCAAGATCCTGCTCGCGCCGTGCTGCGCGGCGGGGATGACACGCGACGAAGGGCTGCTGATGGCGATGATCGGCGGCGGCGGGCTCGATATTCACGGCGTGCTGACCGACGATGCCGCATGCGCCATCGCGATGACCACCGCGCATGCGCTGGGCGACGAGCTGGAGCGGATCGCGACCCGCAACGACTGGCGGCGTTAA
- a CDS encoding trans-sulfuration enzyme family protein — MKKTTGTDRSITGTWRPATQAVRGGTWRSEHGETSEALFLTSGYSYDDAQTVADRFAGEAAGMTYSRLQNPTVAMLEERIALMEGAEACRAQASGMAAMTAALLCQLSAGDHVVGARAAFGSCRWLLDHLLPRFGIETTVIDSADDDAWEAAIRPNTKVFFFETPANPTLDIVDLAHVCGIAKAHGIVTVVDNAFATSALQRPLDFGADVVAYSATKLMDGQGRVLAGAVCGSQQWVDEVLLPFQRNTGPNIAPFNAWVVHKGLETLDLRARRQSENALDLGQFIEPRVPRLLHPGLPSHPRHELAMQQMVATGPIFALDVGDRATAFALLDALELVDISNNIGDTRSLMCHPASTTHAGMTQEARDEMGVTEGLLRINVGLEDVEDVKEDLDRALAAAGL, encoded by the coding sequence ATGAAGAAGACCACCGGCACCGACCGCTCGATCACCGGCACGTGGCGGCCCGCGACGCAGGCCGTGCGCGGGGGCACCTGGCGTAGCGAGCATGGCGAGACCAGCGAAGCGCTGTTCCTCACCAGCGGCTATAGCTATGACGACGCGCAGACCGTCGCCGACCGCTTCGCGGGCGAGGCTGCGGGGATGACCTATTCGCGCCTCCAGAACCCGACCGTCGCCATGCTCGAGGAACGCATCGCGCTGATGGAAGGCGCAGAGGCGTGCCGTGCGCAGGCCAGCGGGATGGCGGCGATGACCGCGGCGCTCCTGTGCCAGCTATCGGCGGGCGACCATGTGGTCGGCGCGCGCGCGGCCTTCGGCTCGTGCCGCTGGCTGCTCGACCATTTGCTGCCGCGCTTCGGGATCGAAACCACGGTAATCGACAGCGCCGACGATGATGCGTGGGAAGCCGCGATCCGGCCCAATACCAAGGTTTTCTTCTTCGAAACTCCCGCCAATCCCACGCTCGACATTGTCGATCTGGCGCATGTTTGCGGTATCGCCAAGGCGCATGGCATCGTCACCGTGGTCGACAACGCCTTTGCCACCAGCGCGCTGCAACGGCCGCTCGATTTCGGCGCCGACGTGGTGGCCTATTCGGCGACCAAGCTGATGGACGGGCAGGGCCGGGTGCTCGCGGGCGCGGTATGCGGGTCGCAGCAATGGGTGGACGAGGTGTTGCTGCCGTTCCAGCGCAACACCGGGCCCAATATAGCGCCCTTCAATGCCTGGGTGGTGCACAAGGGGCTCGAGACGCTCGACCTGCGCGCACGCCGGCAGAGCGAGAATGCGCTCGACCTCGGCCAATTCATCGAACCGCGCGTGCCCAGGCTGCTTCATCCCGGCCTGCCCAGCCACCCGCGCCACGAACTCGCGATGCAGCAGATGGTCGCCACCGGGCCGATCTTCGCGCTCGACGTGGGCGACCGCGCGACTGCCTTCGCGCTGCTCGACGCGCTCGAGCTGGTCGATATCTCGAACAATATTGGCGATACGCGCAGCCTGATGTGCCACCCGGCGAGCACGACGCATGCGGGCATGACGCAGGAGGCGCGCGACGAGATGGGCGTGACCGAAGGGCTGCTGCGGATCAATGTCGGCCTCGAAGACGTCGAGGACGTCAAGGAAGACCTCGACCGCGCACTGGCCGCCGCGGGGCTTTAA
- a CDS encoding phospholipid carrier-dependent glycosyltransferase, producing the protein MSRAPQQPKDPIGWCAALAVAFWVACLPHLTVVAHPYFDEVHYLPAARELLALGEFTNREHPLVGKELIALGIALFGDNPWGWRLLPTLFGALALFAGMRALWFGTHSRFATLAYGLLLATGFHLFIHARIAMLDIFYLAFLSLAAWQFAAAIRQPEEGRWRLVLTGMTLGLAMGAKWNALAVAMLPGLAFLAARALAGRRRLFFSRRGAPVPGITLVEAALWLGAVPLAVYAASFAPGFFFRVHPISEGLVFHHQFMLSQQEQVLKAHPYQSTWEQWVLNARSIWYLYEPVAGVQRGIMLIGNPLTMLLGLPALAWCAWHGVLRRHWTALAVALVYAVSLGFWIVASKPVQFYYHYALPSMALLAALALVCDALWRNGWRKSALAPLAGSVLVFAWFYPIISGAPLVGPDSFAVWTWLESWR; encoded by the coding sequence ATGAGCCGCGCCCCCCAGCAACCCAAGGATCCGATCGGCTGGTGCGCGGCACTGGCGGTGGCGTTCTGGGTCGCGTGCCTGCCGCATCTGACGGTGGTCGCGCATCCCTATTTCGACGAGGTCCACTATCTCCCCGCCGCGCGCGAGCTGCTGGCACTGGGCGAGTTCACCAATCGCGAGCATCCACTGGTCGGCAAGGAGCTGATCGCGCTGGGGATTGCGCTGTTCGGCGACAATCCGTGGGGCTGGCGTCTGCTGCCGACACTGTTCGGCGCGCTGGCGCTCTTCGCGGGGATGCGCGCATTGTGGTTCGGCACGCACAGCCGCTTCGCCACGCTGGCTTACGGCCTGCTGCTCGCGACCGGCTTCCACCTGTTCATCCATGCGCGCATCGCGATGCTGGACATCTTCTACCTCGCCTTCCTCAGCCTTGCCGCCTGGCAATTCGCCGCGGCGATCCGCCAGCCCGAGGAAGGCCGCTGGCGGCTGGTGCTCACCGGCATGACGCTGGGGCTGGCAATGGGGGCGAAGTGGAACGCGCTGGCAGTGGCGATGCTGCCGGGGCTGGCCTTTCTCGCCGCGCGCGCGCTGGCGGGCCGCCGCCGTCTGTTCTTCAGCCGCCGCGGCGCGCCCGTGCCCGGGATCACGCTGGTCGAGGCCGCGCTCTGGCTCGGCGCGGTGCCGCTGGCGGTCTATGCGGCTAGCTTCGCGCCCGGCTTTTTCTTCCGCGTCCACCCGATTTCGGAAGGGCTCGTGTTCCACCACCAGTTCATGCTGTCGCAGCAGGAACAGGTGCTCAAGGCGCATCCCTACCAGTCGACCTGGGAGCAATGGGTGCTCAATGCGCGCTCGATCTGGTATCTCTACGAACCGGTCGCGGGGGTGCAGCGCGGCATCATGCTGATCGGCAATCCGCTGACGATGCTGCTCGGCCTGCCCGCGCTGGCGTGGTGCGCCTGGCACGGCGTGCTGCGCCGCCACTGGACCGCGCTGGCGGTGGCGCTGGTCTATGCGGTGAGCCTGGGATTCTGGATCGTGGCGAGCAAGCCGGTGCAATTCTATTATCACTATGCGCTGCCCAGCATGGCGCTGCTCGCCGCGCTGGCGCTGGTGTGCGATGCGTTGTGGCGGAACGGCTGGCGCAAGAGCGCGCTCGCCCCGCTGGCGGGCAGCGTGCTGGTGTTCGCGTGGTTCTACCCGATCATCAGCGGCGCCCCGCTGGTGGGCCCCGACAGCTTCGCGGTGTGGACCTGGCTGGAAAGCTGGCGGTAG
- a CDS encoding GIY-YIG nuclease family protein has product MAYREDFQPAVYIMANRRNGTLYTGVTSDLLQRAWQHREGIGQGFAARYGCKLLVWYEWHDHIELAILREKQLKAGSRKRKLTLIEALNPTWRDLYGNIAV; this is encoded by the coding sequence ATGGCCTATCGCGAGGACTTCCAGCCGGCGGTGTACATCATGGCGAACCGCCGCAACGGAACGCTTTATACCGGCGTCACCTCGGACCTGCTGCAACGCGCATGGCAGCATCGGGAAGGCATCGGGCAGGGTTTCGCCGCTCGGTATGGCTGCAAACTGCTGGTCTGGTACGAATGGCACGATCATATCGAGCTGGCGATCTTGCGCGAGAAACAGCTCAAGGCTGGGTCGCGCAAGCGCAAGCTGACGCTGATCGAAGCGCTCAATCCGACTTGGCGGGATCTCTATGGGAACATCGCGGTATAG
- a CDS encoding glycosyltransferase, producing the protein MDMTPQTQPSVADPTSAANPAGAGTLDLAIILPTLNERDNLAPLVERIEGALGKTGWEVLVVDDNSSDGTSDEARRLSLSDPRVRVLQRIGRRGLSSAAIEGFCATAAPYVAVMDADHQHDPKLLVDMLASVKAGEADVAVASRFAEGASMEEWGRPDREKLSSAANMLARKLTGVDLSDPMSGFFLLPSATARRLVPNLSGIGFKILLDLLATSETPLKVKDFPMNFSARRSGESKLDRAIALDFLAGLYDKSFGRIIPTRFALFGTVGVIGIGVHMAILYAFLLVAGTSFSWSQAVATFGAMTFNFWLNNFLTYRDRRLKEPNRVFWGWVSFIAACSIGAFANVAVATTLNDRGLHEVLAALVGIGIGSVWNYALSSRFVWGRY; encoded by the coding sequence ATGGATATGACACCGCAGACGCAGCCTTCCGTGGCCGATCCCACCTCCGCCGCCAACCCGGCCGGTGCCGGCACGCTAGACCTGGCGATCATCCTGCCGACGCTCAACGAGCGCGACAATCTCGCGCCGCTGGTCGAACGGATCGAAGGCGCGCTGGGCAAGACCGGCTGGGAAGTGCTGGTCGTCGACGATAATTCTTCCGATGGCACCAGCGACGAGGCACGGCGACTGTCGCTTTCCGACCCGCGCGTGCGCGTGCTCCAGCGGATCGGCCGTCGCGGCCTGTCGAGCGCGGCGATCGAGGGCTTCTGCGCCACCGCCGCACCCTATGTCGCGGTGATGGATGCCGATCACCAGCACGATCCCAAGCTGCTGGTCGACATGCTCGCCAGCGTGAAAGCGGGCGAGGCGGATGTCGCCGTCGCCAGCCGCTTCGCCGAGGGCGCGAGCATGGAGGAATGGGGCCGCCCCGACCGCGAAAAGCTGTCGAGCGCCGCCAACATGCTCGCGCGCAAGCTCACCGGGGTCGATCTCAGCGACCCGATGAGCGGGTTCTTCCTGCTGCCCAGCGCCACCGCGCGGCGGCTGGTGCCCAATCTCTCGGGCATCGGCTTCAAGATCCTGCTCGACCTGCTCGCCACTTCCGAAACACCGCTCAAGGTGAAGGATTTCCCGATGAATTTCTCCGCCCGCCGCTCCGGCGAAAGCAAGCTCGACCGCGCGATCGCGCTCGATTTCCTCGCCGGTCTCTACGACAAGAGCTTCGGCCGGATCATCCCGACGCGCTTCGCGCTGTTCGGCACGGTCGGGGTCATCGGCATCGGCGTGCACATGGCGATCCTCTATGCCTTCCTGCTGGTGGCAGGGACGAGCTTCAGCTGGAGCCAGGCGGTCGCGACCTTCGGGGCGATGACCTTCAATTTCTGGCTCAACAATTTCCTCACCTACCGCGACCGCCGCCTGAAGGAACCCAACCGGGTGTTTTGGGGCTGGGTCAGCTTCATCGCCGCCTGTTCGATCGGCGCCTTCGCCAATGTCGCGGTGGCCACCACGCTCAACGACCGCGGCCTCCACGAAGTGCTCGCCGCGCTGGTCGGCATCGGCATCGGTTCGGTCTGGAACTACGCCCTGTCGAGCCGCTTCGTCTGGGGTCGGTATTGA
- the leuB gene encoding 3-isopropylmalate dehydrogenase, whose protein sequence is MKIALFAGDGIGPEVTAQARRVLETLDLPGLTLFEGDVGAAAYRRHGHPLPQETLDMARAADAVLFGAVGDFSCDDLPRDLRPEQAILGLRSELGLFANLRPAAGFPGLEHLSSLKPDVARSIDLLVVRELNGDVYFGAKGERDSKGGREGWDTMSYNEAEVRRIAHSAFRAAMGRGKKLTSVDKANVLETSRIWRETVIAVAAEYPEVELDHMYVDNAAMQLVKSPGQFDTIVTGNLFGDILSDQASACVGSIGLLASASLGERQTEYGTFGLYEPIHGSAPDIAGQGKANPVAAVLSLAMLLRHSLGREAEALRIERAVEEILADGVFGSDLGGTASTDEVGDAIVRKIVTTS, encoded by the coding sequence TTGAAAATCGCACTATTCGCCGGCGACGGCATCGGCCCCGAAGTCACCGCGCAGGCGCGGCGCGTGCTCGAAACGCTGGACCTGCCCGGGCTGACGCTGTTCGAAGGTGATGTCGGCGCCGCTGCCTATCGCCGCCACGGCCACCCGCTGCCGCAAGAAACGCTCGACATGGCGCGCGCCGCCGATGCAGTGCTGTTCGGCGCGGTGGGCGATTTTTCCTGCGACGATCTGCCGCGCGACCTGCGCCCCGAACAGGCGATCCTCGGCCTGCGCAGCGAACTCGGCCTGTTCGCCAATCTGCGCCCCGCGGCGGGCTTCCCCGGGCTCGAACACCTCTCCTCGCTCAAGCCCGATGTCGCGCGCAGCATCGATTTGCTGGTGGTGCGCGAATTGAACGGCGATGTGTATTTCGGTGCCAAGGGCGAGCGCGACAGCAAGGGCGGGCGCGAGGGCTGGGACACCATGTCCTATAACGAGGCCGAGGTCCGCCGGATCGCGCACAGCGCGTTTCGCGCGGCGATGGGGCGCGGCAAGAAACTGACCAGCGTCGACAAGGCCAATGTGCTCGAAACGAGCCGCATCTGGCGCGAGACGGTGATCGCCGTCGCCGCCGAATATCCCGAGGTCGAGCTCGACCATATGTATGTCGACAATGCCGCGATGCAGCTGGTCAAATCGCCCGGCCAGTTCGACACCATCGTCACCGGAAACCTGTTTGGCGATATCCTGTCCGACCAGGCCAGCGCCTGCGTCGGTTCGATCGGGCTGCTCGCCAGCGCCAGCCTGGGTGAACGGCAGACCGAATACGGCACATTCGGGCTCTACGAGCCAATCCACGGCAGCGCGCCCGATATTGCGGGGCAGGGCAAGGCCAACCCCGTCGCGGCGGTGCTCAGTCTCGCCATGCTGCTGCGACACTCGCTCGGCCGCGAAGCCGAAGCGCTGCGGATCGAACGCGCGGTCGAGGAGATCCTGGCCGACGGCGTCTTCGGCAGCGACCTTGGCGGGACCGCCTCGACCGACGAAGTGGGCGATGCGATTGTTAGGAAGATTGTAACCACATCTTGA
- the recO gene encoding DNA repair protein RecO, with amino-acid sequence MQLTAPAILLAARAHGETAVIARMLTGQHGMVAAYVAGGRGRQLRPVVIPGNIVQADIRAKSDSQLPFARLELVTSRGPWLGEPLAASAINWVTALTASALPERNPYPTLHSALGGLLDAICSADSARQWVEALAVYEALLLRELGYGGQRPAIAGLGQALEILDRQEPLIARYLLADTRADVLAARQLLRQRLARMV; translated from the coding sequence ATGCAGCTCACCGCCCCCGCCATCCTGCTTGCCGCGCGTGCGCATGGTGAGACCGCGGTGATCGCGCGCATGCTGACCGGGCAGCATGGCATGGTCGCGGCCTATGTCGCGGGCGGGCGCGGACGGCAGCTGCGCCCGGTCGTCATCCCCGGCAATATCGTCCAGGCGGACATCCGCGCAAAGTCGGACAGCCAGCTCCCTTTCGCGCGGCTGGAGCTCGTCACCAGCCGCGGGCCGTGGCTCGGCGAGCCGCTTGCCGCGTCGGCGATCAACTGGGTCACCGCGCTGACCGCTTCGGCGCTACCAGAGCGCAATCCCTATCCTACGCTCCATTCCGCGCTCGGCGGCTTGCTCGATGCGATCTGTTCGGCCGACAGCGCGCGCCAATGGGTCGAGGCGCTGGCGGTCTATGAAGCACTGCTGCTGCGCGAACTGGGCTATGGCGGTCAGCGGCCCGCGATAGCCGGCCTTGGGCAGGCCTTGGAAATTCTCGACCGGCAGGAGCCGCTGATCGCGCGCTACCTGCTTGCCGACACCCGCGCCGACGTCCTGGCTGCACGGCAACTCCTCAGGCAGCGGCTGGCACGGATGGTTTAG
- a CDS encoding GIY-YIG nuclease family protein, with protein sequence MPGGWVYIMTNSPHGTLYIGVTSNIAARVHAHREGQGSEFCRKHRLTRLVYAERYEDIHDAIAREKAMKRWKRQWKLKLIRRDNPDWNDLFETIL encoded by the coding sequence ATGCCGGGCGGCTGGGTCTATATCATGACCAACAGCCCGCACGGCACGCTCTACATCGGCGTCACCAGCAACATCGCCGCGCGCGTGCATGCGCATCGCGAAGGGCAAGGGTCCGAATTCTGCCGCAAGCACCGGCTCACGCGGCTGGTCTATGCCGAGCGATATGAGGATATCCACGACGCCATCGCGCGCGAAAAGGCGATGAAGCGGTGGAAGCGGCAATGGAAGTTGAAGCTGATCCGGCGCGACAATCCCGACTGGAACGACCTGTTCGAGACCATTTTGTGA
- a CDS encoding accessory factor UbiK family protein, giving the protein MQSQNPLVADFVKLANSAAGTLAGMGREARDAARERAKESFGGMDFVSREEFDAVKTMASKAREEAEDLKARVEALEARIK; this is encoded by the coding sequence ATGCAATCACAGAACCCGCTCGTAGCCGATTTCGTCAAACTCGCCAATTCGGCGGCCGGTACGCTGGCCGGCATGGGCCGCGAGGCGCGCGATGCCGCGCGCGAACGCGCCAAGGAAAGCTTTGGCGGGATGGATTTCGTCAGCCGCGAGGAATTCGACGCGGTCAAGACCATGGCCAGCAAGGCGCGCGAAGAAGCGGAAGATTTGAAGGCCCGCGTCGAAGCGCTGGAAGCCAGGATCAAGTAG
- a CDS encoding TspO/MBR family protein yields MNMLASRGQLRASFIRWALFTVPLCVLLGFIAGQLGGPDTAWFQQLEKPGIYPEPKWFGIVWTILYVMIGLSVAMVASAWGARGRTAALWVFAVHFVLNLSWSYVFFGAQQITGALVLLVAIVLTLLLVIALFWRVRRLAAVLLLPYLAWVCFAAALNYQFLQLNPDADGGYAEGAVERVRI; encoded by the coding sequence ATGAACATGCTGGCGTCGCGCGGGCAATTGCGCGCAAGTTTCATTCGCTGGGCGTTGTTCACCGTCCCGCTCTGTGTGCTGCTCGGCTTTATCGCCGGCCAGCTTGGCGGGCCCGACACCGCGTGGTTCCAGCAGCTGGAGAAACCGGGCATCTATCCCGAGCCCAAATGGTTCGGGATCGTCTGGACGATCCTCTATGTCATGATCGGCCTGTCGGTGGCGATGGTCGCTTCCGCCTGGGGTGCGCGCGGACGCACCGCCGCGCTATGGGTGTTCGCAGTGCATTTCGTGCTCAATTTGTCGTGGAGCTATGTGTTCTTCGGCGCGCAGCAGATCACCGGCGCGCTGGTGCTGCTGGTGGCGATCGTGCTGACGCTGCTGCTGGTGATCGCGCTGTTCTGGCGTGTCCGGCGGCTCGCCGCGGTGCTGCTGCTGCCCTATCTCGCCTGGGTCTGCTTCGCCGCCGCGCTGAATTACCAGTTCCTCCAGCTGAACCCCGATGCCGATGGCGGCTATGCCGAGGGCGCGGTCGAGCGGGTGAGGATTTAG
- a CDS encoding NAD-dependent epimerase/dehydratase family protein → MAMTILVTGGTGYIGGEVIDQLLAKGHRVHTTVRDKAKSEPRLRARWSDAGDRLAVFQADLMSDAGWAEANAGCDAVAHVASPFPMAMPKDKDELVVPAREGTLRALEFADKAGIKRFVQTSSAAAIAYGQPEKDHFTHLDWTNLTAGVPPYIESKTVAERAARDWIATKAHGMVFCSVNPVAVFGPVYDDDMSTSVELVKKIVDGSIPLIPNMGICVTDVRDVAQAHVRALEAPAEKVRGERFPTSEKFLWLREMADVVRARVPEHAKKVPSRPMPNWLVRLLALFMDEMKQIKGELGNVRDVSGKHTEQVLGYTFIPAEQTIEDTVRSLFAKGIVKG, encoded by the coding sequence ATGGCAATGACAATATTGGTAACCGGGGGCACGGGCTACATCGGCGGGGAGGTGATCGACCAGCTGCTGGCCAAGGGCCACCGCGTCCACACCACCGTGCGCGACAAGGCCAAGAGCGAACCCAGACTGCGCGCGCGCTGGAGCGATGCGGGCGACCGGCTGGCGGTGTTCCAGGCCGATCTGATGAGCGATGCGGGCTGGGCCGAGGCCAATGCCGGCTGCGACGCGGTGGCACATGTCGCCTCGCCCTTTCCGATGGCCATGCCCAAGGACAAGGACGAGCTCGTGGTGCCTGCGCGCGAAGGCACGCTGCGCGCGCTCGAATTCGCCGACAAGGCGGGGATCAAGCGCTTCGTCCAGACCAGCAGCGCCGCGGCGATCGCCTATGGCCAGCCGGAAAAGGACCATTTCACCCATCTCGACTGGACCAATCTCACCGCGGGCGTCCCGCCCTATATCGAAAGCAAGACCGTGGCCGAACGCGCCGCGCGCGACTGGATTGCGACCAAGGCACACGGCATGGTGTTCTGCTCGGTCAACCCGGTGGCGGTGTTCGGCCCGGTCTATGACGACGACATGTCGACCAGCGTCGAGCTGGTGAAGAAGATCGTCGACGGCTCGATCCCGCTGATCCCCAACATGGGTATCTGCGTGACCGATGTCCGCGATGTGGCCCAGGCGCATGTCCGCGCGCTCGAGGCGCCTGCCGAAAAGGTCCGCGGCGAGCGTTTCCCGACCTCGGAGAAATTCCTCTGGCTGCGTGAGATGGCCGATGTGGTCCGCGCACGCGTGCCCGAACATGCGAAGAAGGTGCCCAGCCGGCCGATGCCCAACTGGCTGGTGCGGCTGCTCGCGCTGTTCATGGACGAAATGAAACAGATCAAGGGCGAGCTCGGCAATGTCCGCGACGTTTCGGGCAAGCATACCGAACAGGTGCTCGGCTATACCTTCATCCCCGCCGAACAGACCATCGAGGACACCGTCCGCAGCCTGTTTGCCAAGGGCATCGTGAAGGGCTGA
- a CDS encoding NAD(P)/FAD-dependent oxidoreductase has protein sequence MKQVDYLVIGAGIAGLSAAARLARHGDTLVCETEDAPGVHSSGRSAAFAHFDMDAWLVRALTAASIPLFEAPGAQPHPALFVALAGQEDALDRLEANYREWAPHVRRLSVAGAQELVPVLREGDGGIVGALLDLQARKLDAHAMLEAHRKALIEAGGSVAAKAAVTALRHDGTRWIVDTPGASYAARVVVNAAGAWVDTVAQTGGIAPLGITPLRRTVITFDVPVDVTGWPFTKTVGPGFYIEPEGSGRLLASPMDEGESAPCDAQPEEEDVALAAWRVEEATTLTVPRLASKWAGLRTFAPDRLPVAGFDRAAPGFFWLAGQGGFGLQTSPAMALAVEALVTDGAWPEDLRAVGVTPEMLAAERLHTGTE, from the coding sequence ATGAAACAGGTCGATTACCTCGTGATCGGGGCCGGGATCGCCGGTCTTTCGGCAGCCGCGCGGCTGGCGCGGCATGGAGACACGCTGGTCTGCGAGACGGAGGACGCGCCGGGAGTGCATTCCTCGGGTCGCAGCGCCGCCTTTGCGCATTTCGACATGGACGCGTGGCTCGTCCGCGCGCTGACCGCGGCCAGCATTCCGCTGTTCGAAGCGCCGGGCGCGCAGCCGCACCCCGCGCTGTTCGTGGCGCTGGCGGGGCAGGAGGATGCGCTCGACCGGCTGGAGGCCAATTACCGCGAATGGGCGCCGCATGTCCGGCGGCTGTCGGTGGCGGGGGCACAGGAACTGGTTCCCGTGTTACGCGAGGGCGACGGCGGTATTGTCGGCGCGCTGCTCGACCTGCAGGCGCGCAAGCTCGACGCGCATGCAATGCTGGAGGCGCATCGCAAGGCGCTGATCGAAGCAGGCGGATCGGTGGCGGCCAAGGCGGCGGTGACCGCGCTGCGCCATGATGGCACGCGCTGGATCGTCGACACGCCGGGGGCAAGCTATGCCGCCCGCGTGGTGGTCAATGCCGCGGGCGCGTGGGTCGATACGGTCGCGCAGACGGGCGGGATCGCCCCGCTCGGCATCACCCCGCTGCGGCGCACGGTCATCACCTTCGATGTGCCGGTCGATGTCACGGGCTGGCCCTTCACCAAGACCGTGGGCCCGGGTTTCTATATCGAGCCCGAAGGCAGCGGCCGCCTGCTCGCCAGCCCGATGGACGAAGGGGAAAGCGCGCCCTGCGATGCGCAGCCCGAGGAAGAGGACGTCGCGCTGGCAGCCTGGCGAGTGGAGGAAGCCACTACGCTCACCGTGCCGCGTCTCGCAAGCAAATGGGCGGGCCTGCGCACCTTCGCGCCCGACCGGCTTCCGGTGGCGGGTTTCGACCGCGCGGCGCCCGGGTTCTTCTGGCTGGCGGGACAGGGCGGCTTCGGCCTGCAAACCTCCCCCGCAATGGCGCTGGCGGTAGAGGCGCTGGTGACGGACGGCGCATGGCCCGAGGACTTGCGCGCGGTGGGCGTCACGCCCGAGATGCTGGCGGCGGAGCGGTTGCACACGGGCACAGAGTGA
- a CDS encoding cupin domain-containing protein, whose protein sequence is MKGYCDNIEQRTVENDNFRQVLYTGKHLQLVVMTLPPGCDIGEEVHEDRDQFFRFEEGKGVVDIDGVENPVEDDFAVIVPAGARHNVRNTGSEPLRLYTVYGPPEHMEGVIHATKADAEARHHDEEWDGGTTE, encoded by the coding sequence GTGAAGGGTTATTGCGACAATATCGAGCAGCGTACCGTCGAGAACGACAACTTCCGTCAGGTCCTCTACACCGGCAAACACCTGCAACTCGTGGTGATGACTCTGCCGCCGGGATGCGACATCGGCGAGGAGGTCCATGAGGACCGCGACCAGTTCTTCCGCTTCGAGGAAGGCAAGGGCGTGGTCGACATCGACGGCGTGGAGAATCCCGTCGAGGATGATTTCGCGGTGATCGTGCCCGCCGGCGCGCGTCACAACGTCCGCAACACGGGCAGCGAACCGCTGCGCCTGTATACCGTCTACGGTCCGCCCGAGCATATGGAGGGCGTGATCCATGCGACCAAGGCCGATGCCGAGGCACGCCACCATGACGAGGAATGGGACGGCGGTACGACCGAATGA